In Synchiropus splendidus isolate RoL2022-P1 chromosome 7, RoL_Sspl_1.0, whole genome shotgun sequence, the genomic window catgatCTGTAAACTCCATTGAACCGCAGAATATGACCTTTAACTGCCTCCAATCTATTACTGAAACCATGTAGTTCACAGTTCCATCATAACATAATCACTGGTTCCGGTTCTCAGCTCACGTAACAAGCCACCCACATCTTTCATGACTTCCCACTTTAGTCAAACAGATTGCCTTTATAAGGATCTACTCTATGAAGTTATTTCATTCTCTGAAATATGACTTCAAATTCTGTAAATTAGACTAAAATTTAACTGTCACCATCAAGTTTCCTACAATATAGTGGTAAAACCATATCAATAAGATCCTTAATTCAAATCCTTCTTCTGTATGTGATTGGCTAAAAACCTAAAAATAGGTGGCTGAGCATCTCTAGGGGCCCTTGGTGGTGAGTCGGTAAATGTGTCCCAGTACTGTAATTAACTGTGGATCCACAGGGATTGGTTCAATGTGAGATATGAAAGACAGTCAAAGCTGTGGCACGATTACACACTGTTACAGTTGCAATATATCACAGAATGGAAAAGCACTTTGCTGCTGCAAAGCCATCTACTTCAAGTCATATATTCACTGACTAGAGAGCCGCTTCAAAAGTACATGTTCTCTTTCCTAGCTCAGACAAGAGGATTCTTaaatcaccaaaaaaaaaaaacatttttagaggcGGTCAAGGGACCAAATAAGTGATTCCTTCCCATACAGCACTTGTACATTTACTCAAAAGGTTCTTGCCTGAAGAAGATGGTTTCATCCAGGGCAAGTTCACAAAGTGCCTTCAACCAAAGATGAGGTGTGGGGACAACTTACAAACTTATAAAATTCAGTGAGCCTTCCTTCGTGGCTCAGCCCTTAATCCGCATTCATTTTGAGAagggaaacaacacacacacttgtgttctTGTTTGAGGATTTACCTCACACTACACCGTCCTTTTTAAGGGCTCACTAAGACTTGTTGCCTATTGAGATAAGAGAGCACTGACCCACATTCAGCAGCACCGCACAACAATTGCAACCTATTGAAAGTTGAATGTCAGTGAAGACAACTGTAGAACAGTATGAATAAAGCAATAACAGAACAACAATAACGTCTCACACATTCCAAGACCGATAGTTTCTCTCTGGCAAGAGATCCACAAGGAGACAACATAAGACGCAAAGGAACTTATGCTGCGGGTTGTTTATGAATACTCACAGCTCTTGTCAGGAAGTTGCGTTTAACCGCAATATAGGGCAAAGCATTTTATAACATTTTTTATCTCTCAAATGCCAGAAttcgatgtttattcagcgtgGTATCTTATTTATTATGTAATGTGACTTGTGAGGTTGAAAATTGTCCAAATATCGGGCGTTTTTTGAGGCCGACACTGATAAAAACCGGCTCCTATATCTCACTCGACTTTGACAATCGGTAATAAGGGCCTTATTATGAATTGATGGGACACATCTACCGTTGCTGGTCACTGACGCTGAGTAACTTGACAAGCCCGTTGCTAACCACTTCTCCTGCTAATATCAAAGCGCAACAGTCCATGCACTCTTCTTAAATAGATGAATGACTGACCAGTTTGTGTCGGATTTTTCGTCCACCACCTCTTTGTACGCTGCAGTTATTGCAGGGCCGTTTTTGCTGAGGTTAACTGCCATGGTTGAGTTGAGTTCAGCTAGCCTGCTAGCTCTGCGGGATGCGCCCTTCCTACTGGAGGAGTGGCGACGATGCTGACTTTCAGCTGGGCAGGAAGCGAAGGGAGCGTCGGGTTGTGCACAAGTACAGCCAGCGGGGGCGGCGAGCGTTTCATGTTGCCTTAATATCATGCATATCGGCCATACAAAGggctaaaatatatattgaaaacaACAAGTAATCCTTAGAATCTCCGTGgtatttatgtttcatttttatacgacACTGCAAAATGTATATAACAGTGCAGTTGCACCGCAAAACCAAGTGTAAGGGTAAAGAAATGAAGCACCACTCCAGACTGCATTGAGGAAGAGTCGCGACCCCATTATACAGCTGAAACTTGGGTATCTGTTTATCCATTTGAGGCAAAAAACAAAAGGGAAATATacagttttctttttatccCTATGCTTAATGTGTCACACTCCTAAAATAAACTCCGAAGTAAATGTTTTGGCAGAGCATgaaatcatttattattcaataAATTCTAGTCATCTCCACGGAATGTAACattttatgtttctttttcacaaCGTTGACCACCGAACCAAGTCCCTCAGCTGGTCACATGTTGCACTCAAGACAATTGCCCAGCAAAGCACCGACCCACAGGAAGAACAATCCATAAACTCCACATAGAAGCTTCAAACTCACTTATGAGAGAAGAAGCCTTGCATTAATGCTTGGATATAGGATTCAGACACCTGTATTTCTGTACGACACTTGGGTATGAAGACAGAAATATTATCTTCTCACTCTACtacatgaatgaagttttgAAGGTCATTGATTGCCCCCACTATGACCTCCAGTTCGCCAAGACCCCCAGAAAATAAGGGATGGAAGTGCCAGCATTTCTTGAAGTGACCTTCAAGATCTGTACAGAGGAAAATGTATATAAAGGTGGAGTAAATAAGGGAAATGTGGTAATTCTTTTATACTTACTCTCACTTTTTTTAGTCAAGGGCCCAAACCCATTccttcagagagagacagggCATCCCGGACTGGACCCTACACACCCTTGAGTCATGAAACACAATATTTTGTCCaactttgggaggaaactaCAGGGAGAAACTGTGTAATGTTGCCTCATACCATAAATGACATCAAATATTCACAGATTTCAgccataaaagacaaaaaagaggaGGTAAAACCAAGATGAGCTTTATTCATATGTAATGACAGCGTCAGTAGTGTCAGGATGTGCACGAATATGAAGAACATTTCAAGCTAAAGATCTGAACCGCAACatgacaaaattattattagtaatgTCCAAGCAGATTTGTTTGTCTATATTAAAATGGAGCACCTATTGGGAGATTAAGACCTGAAAGCAAATCTATGACTCATCGTCACCGTGTAATTTCTGACAGATATTAGGCAGATGAAGTGTTAACGAAATCCCTGAAGTCTGGAAAACGGCTGTGAGAAGCTTCTCCAGAGAGCAAAGCGTCATGCTAAGCTGCCTATATCAACTCTAGTGAGCCTCCGGACAGAGGAAGTCAATGGTTGGTCACAGATGAATCAAGGCTGCATTCGATCAAACAGTTGCTAGATACTCGGCTTTTCATACAAGTAGCCCGATGAATAACGTACACATAGTCTGAACTAGTACTAGTACACAAAAGTCTTTTTGATTGCAGTGTGGCAGCAAAGATATTTCCTGCATTTGGGTTACATATTTCATACTCTACAATGTCGTTTAGAATTTGTTGGCAAGACAATTTCCTCCACAGCAactaacaaagaaaacaaactagTCGGTGCCTAAATGGTGCTAGTTCTACAATAAAAGGTACTTTTCTTCATGccttacttttttttcagtcaatattGACAAATCTTCTTCCAGTTTATAACAACAAATAATCCCTTTTATGTTGGCAGCATTGGTACACTgatgtccaaacaaaaaaaacagcatatcCTAACCACATCATCTGTCACAatgctttatttaaactaaaatgtttGACACACCTTATGACAGCATGTTGTCATGTGATgacatgaaagagaaaaagaaaaccccAAAAGCAttcaaacatacatttaaaatgtcacatGTATCACCTTTAAGTTATTatgtcaaagcaaaaaaaaaacaaaaaacctatCAGACTCAGAAGTCTGATGGCGGAccgaaaataaaacaacataagAGCTATTCACCTCCATCATTTTTAGTTTCAAATTTGAGCTCAGGTGAAACATCAAGAGCACATGACAACAGAACAGAAGCTGGGTAATGCATCATCAACAGGCTGTTCAAAATTAAACCTTCAGGACAGAATGTAGTCCTGTAACCATCTGCCTCCAGCaagagtttctttttttctcttttgtttctgaTAAATGTCTAGTGTCTGCAGGAGAAGTGAAGTGACATTAGTTGAAGTGTCGCTGTTCCCACATGGATTACTGCTCATGAAGGCTGATGATTTGGCTTGATACCTGAGAAACTGCACTGAGGAGGTAGCACACAGAGTAACCACGTGCAAAATGAGAGTGTCGACAGCAAGGTTCAAGTCATACAACAGCATGTCGATGTTTGTCATGACACTAGTCGTGTGGTAGGATGCAGGAGAAAAGGGAAGcgtgtaaataaatgaagaggACTTGAGCGGGTCGAAGGTCAGCTAACAAATGACTTACTAAAATTATGTCGCATTTCCAATTGCAAACAAGGGGGAATTGACCCTTTCACCTCTTAAAATCATtttgagagacagacagaacgTGCCAACCAATCAACCGCTGGTAATGGTTTCCGTGTTAAACAGAGAACATTCCGTTGCAATTGCACGTAGGCCGTTAAAAGTAATAACACAAAGGCCACCCAATACGTAGAAATACAGTAATACAACACATCCAGTGGGACACATAAAGTAGCCCCCAAAATGGACTTCTCCGATCgaaacatttctgttttcaaaaaaacaatgacacactggCGGTGAAAACTATATGTGAGAAGAGCCACGATGATTTTCGTGAAAGCAGGAATAACAGTTTACAGTCTTGAGTGTGGTTTATTGACAGACATTTCCAGTATTCCATGAAAGAGTGCTTCCAAGAGCTCGCCAGGTCATGCTCAAGAGGTCCATACAAGTCATGAAGGACAGCGCATGGTTGCAGCTCAGCACATGGAAAGCCAGGTGGCACTGTACCTCTGTAAAACGATTCCATCCCGGAAGATGAGCTCCGAAAACTTCCCCTCAGATGAAGATTTGCTCCAAGTTCCAAACCATGGTCTTTTATTTTCTAGTTTAGTTTTGTTCCCCTGGAACTCTCACATGGCATACTTTTGTGTCCATTCTCTTGCTTGTTTGTTGTAtctgttaaaaacaaacaaacaaaaaaaacctaaagTAAATAACAGCTTTAAAATAGAAAGAGGAAGCTGTCACGCAATACATCTGAATCTAGTCTTTGATGACATCTTATATACTTGGGCATGTTCAACCATGAACATTGAACTGTAAACCGTGAATATGAGAATATTTCAGAACTATAGTGTGAAGAGAACAATTGCTTTAGATAAGCTTACTGGATGGGCCCCATAGTTCTCGCATAACACAGATCCTTCCAGCCACAATCTCAAAGTCAAAGGGATCCAGCCAGGTGCACTTTTGAGTTTCACTTGAATATGGCCGTGATTTAAGATCTGAATGTTCTTCGATTTTTTTGGTAGTGGCAGTGACGCGTAGTGGCTCAGGAATGGGGACTCAGGCCGTGTTCcttttctcaccctaacaccagcacttggttttgagtgccctccactatgaagtgccctccgccGACGAAGTGAAGTGACCGACGTCCCTTAGAATTGGGGCAACTTCATCACGTCACACGTTAAGACAAAGTGTCATTGgttgccgtgctgtgttttgtttcctgcatattgagtgttggagatgttttggaaatgccagctccaactattttgcaacctcttgcatcagtgctgatcatctcactttgattggtttggtgaaccaacggagaagaaatgggagGAGTCGAAGCTGGCTTCgtcgctatgttgcggtgatagatctgttagaggtaggacgatgttaacgttagcgtggatgctagcccactgttgtttgttaaaaagaaataaaacaatactgttgtacatacatacattgtatTGTTcgtgttgtcggacacggtcgaccatttgggtcgctaatgCGTGAttcgagagaaagtaaacaaacggaagagcagtctttgttactaaaatgtccctgttgtcctggacaacattgttattaaataaagtatcctggaaatctattcACACTTCATATTCTCACTTTGCTTAAAGTCAGCTCCAGAGCTCCCTGGATTTGaaaggatcatttcaagtggtgaacagcgagtgtcctcggtcttaggagtattgggacacactacactttacatgtgaacgcgcaaaacccagtgttagggtgataATTGGGACGGGACACAGCCTAAAACATTTGGTAGTTATACTACATACGGTTATTTAACAAATGTGTTAAAGACTACAACTACATTACATCAGTAATTACACTGGTACTGAAGCATGATCTATGCATTGGCTCATTTAAGTAAGCAACTTACCTTTCCCTGTCCGCCTTGTACGTATGAGCAATCTCCGGTACCAGAGGGTCGTCAGGGTTAGGATCACAAAGAAGGGAGCAGATAGACAACAATACTGCGGAGACAtaaggaaaatgttttcagttcaacaaaacaaacctgAATTCCATCCCAGACACGTAGAGCACTTAATTATCATTGGAGAAGGGGTTTGGGGGCTACAACAGAGGACATTAATGAAAATTCAAGATCATCAGCACATAGGTGACAGTTATGCAAGCACAGACGACCGTCAGGTGGACAAGCAGCTGCAACAAAGCAGGGCCTGAAAGGCCGTAGCCTCAAGAGTTGCATCAGCAAAACCATGGAAAGAAGATCATTTTTGTTGGTTTGCAATGTATAAACAGAGGGCAGTTTAACACATTAGAAAAGTGAATTTAAAATTTGACTCAAAGGaatcattgaaaaaataaacagcagttGCTTAAATGTAATTTCAGTTATGACAACATACTTGATGTCAGTGTTGGATTAAAAGAGATTTCAGAAGCTGCTGACCTTTGGAGACTGTGAGTGCAGGAGACCATTGCGATCTCAGGATATCCAGGCAAATACTTCCGTTGCTGTTGATATTTGGGTggtatatttttgttgtaaacGCAACCTGTAACAATATGTAGAAAAGGTTTTCATCCAATGAATCACGCATTGTATCCAGGTAAACAATATGGTCTAATGTGACCGGCACACTCACTTTTGGAGGTTTGAAGGGGTAGTCTGTAGGGAAGTGGATAGTGAGAAAAAACACTCCATTCTGATATGGACTGTCGCTCTAATAAAGAGAGAACActaaacatcaacaaataatTTTCAATGGccatttttaaaagcaaagaatGAGCATACTTACAGGACCCATTATAGTTGCCTGCCAATGAAATActtaggggaaaaaaacacacatttaccatctaataaataaatgcatacatTAATTGCTGACAGTTAATATTGTAAAATGAGCTTACAATCATCTCCGACGGGCCCTGCTGAGCACTGAGCAGGTGGATCCCTCTCAAGGTCTGAAAGCTCCTGAAGACACATCAGATACAAatagaacaatgaagaaaaacgagatgaactgaaggaggaaggaagaaaactttTGGGTTCTAAAGAATTAGATGTACAATAGTTGATGTAAAAATTTACTAAAAATGCAAACTCTCATTTGCTTTTTTGTGTATATCGATAACTGAAGATCAAATatgatattttttcatgtttagttaAATTTGTATTTACATGAACAATGGTATGTTATTTAGCAGAAAATCAAATTATGTTGATCACAAACGACAAGAATATGTATGTTTTGACAAGAAGTCTGCAAAGAAGTGGTAGAAAGGATTTTTCATGTGAAGAACTGTTGGATGCTCGtgaagcaaagcaaaacaaggtAATTACGTCAATAATTTAAAATCTATTCAGAGAAAGACCATCTATTCAGTTATATAAATACACACCTTGGCCTGATTTAGTGCCCCATATACCTCTCCATATATGGCAACAGTGACACGGGGGGTTCAATTTTGGCAACAAGCAAGCAGCTGTCATCCAGGGGCTAAACACCAACGACCGTTTTGCTCCAAACTCAATATCTTAATACAAGCGACCACGCTGAattgttcattttaattgaCGCTTTCAACAGATGCAAGATCATCGCGAGCTGTTtgggataaaataaaaaaatatgctaTCTATTGGTATTAAAAATATCACATCgacaacaaataaaacacaatcacGCGTTTAAATCCAAGGTTTTACACCGCGAGCTGGATGTTTTTCCAGCGTTACTGTAGCACTGCACCAACAAGGCCACTGGTTAGCCCGTCTTTGTTTATGAATTACTCGTCGACTAGGTCTAAACGCACACTGGAAACAGCGATTTAACGCGATCAAACCACCCATATGaagaatatatttacatttacgtCTCAGAATTCGATAACACATCACCCCCGGAGCGTGTTTTCGGTGTGACAAACAATATAGACTCACCTTCTGAATTCTTTTCAACGCCATTGCTCCAATGGCTATGCTAGGTATCGGCTAATCGTCAACTCGGCACACATACAAATAGGCTTCAGTCGCCACGTAACGCCTTCCATACACTAGAAGACTTTGAAGACCAAAGTCTCACGCAGTCtcaaataaagacaatgtgTCATTCGCATGAAAGTTTAAGCTGTTAACACTAAAAAAGACTGTAGATGTTGAACGGCCACTAATTACAAGACTGCAACACCGACAGCGATGACGCAGACGCACAAATCGCTTCCTCATTGGCTGTTGTGCCACCACCTGATTCGTCAAATCCGGTCATGTGACGCTGGCTAAGGCGAAAACACACAAGAGGTCAAGTTATATGTTAAATTTACCCCCGAATATCGATTGAATACAGCCTAAATTATATAGTATATATGTTTGATAGGAAACCAAACACTACGTGTTCTCGCTAACCTGccgtttttctctctctggcaGTTACAGTCTTGTCAAGGTTTCCTTCAGAGAAACACAAGCAAGAGCACCACGGCTGTAAGTTCAGTTGACTGTTTAAGTAGTTATACTAAGTTCCAATGGACAATCTGTTGCACGGAAAAAGAATTGATTCGTTCTGTTGCTAATTCTGTTAAACTGATATGGAAGAATACAGACTGCAGTTAACTTTATAAAGGCACTGTTGATAAAGGTCTGTGAACAAGTACAACTTTTCCTCTGCTCTGTGAAAACTACATATTATTTAGCATCAAAACAACTTGAAAAACCAACAACTGAAACACTACCTGAAACTTAATTAATTTACTTAATtacatacaatatatatatttaaagaaaatcTTGTTTCGACTTCGAGGTTGTGGGCTGCGGCGGTGTATCTCAGCTATATAAGGTAGTTGACACCTTAGATAGGTCATAGATTCATAAACGACCACTCACACCTTTTATACAGTTAATTTTGGACTGTGACACAGTAAATCATCTATGTTCACTCCAAACCCAGACTTGCCTTAAGTTGCTCTCAAACCCACTGCAGATACTGCTGTAATATGTATTTAATTTGATCTCATTTTATATCATGTTAACTGCAATGCTAACTACAAGATTTGCTGGAAGAGTTAACATTAATGGCTAACTTTAAAAGTACTTTAAaactttgaaaaagaaaattgaagTGAAGGCGAACTTGCGCAGATCTCACTTTTGACTCAAAATTGTGCTGAAAACAAGACAGTCCATTTAAAAGTTAAACTGTTTCTGCGTTGTGCTCTTACTTGAGTATATTTTTAGATTGGCTAGTTTTCTA contains:
- the ube2d4 gene encoding ubiquitin-conjugating enzyme E2 D4, producing the protein MALKRIQKELSDLERDPPAQCSAGPVGDDLFHWQATIMGPSDSPYQNGVFFLTIHFPTDYPFKPPKVAFTTKIYHPNINSNGSICLDILRSQWSPALTVSKVLLSICSLLCDPNPDDPLVPEIAHTYKADRERYNKQAREWTQKYAM